DNA sequence from the Sinomonas terrae genome:
CCAGCGCCACTACGACGCGGTCATCTTCGCCACGGGCGCGATCAAGGACGCCGACCTCAACATCCCGGGCATCGAGCTCGAGGGCTCGTTCGGCGCGGCCGACTTCGTCTCGTGGTACGACGGCCATCCGGATGTGCCGCGCGAGTGGCCGCTCGACGCGAAGGAGGTCGCGGTCATCGGCAACGGCAACGTCGCGCTCGATGTCGCGCGGGTGCTCTCCAAGCACGCCGACGAGCTCCTCGTGACGGAGATCCCGGACAACGTCTACCGGATCCTCAAGGAGTCACCGGTCACGGACGTGCACGTGTTCGGCCGCCGCGGACCCGCCCAGGTCAAGTTCACGCCCCTCGAGCTCCGCGAGCTCTCGCACTCGCACGATGTCGACATCGTCCTCTACCCCGAGGACTTCGAGTTCGACGAGGCCTCGGACCGCGAGATCCAGACGAACAACCAGGTCAAGACCATGGTCGGCACGCTCACGAACTGGATCGCCGAGCAGCCCGAGGACCCGTCCGAGTTCACTGCCTCGCGCCGCCTGCACCTGCACTTCCTGCACAGCCCGGTCGAGATCGTCGACTCGGCCGAGACTCCAGGGAAGGTAGCGGGGATCCGCTTCGAGCGCACCGAGCTCGACGGGACGGGCAACGCCCGCGGCACGGGCGAGATTGTCGAGTACCCGGTCCAGGCCGTCTACCGTGCGATCGGCTACTTCGGGTCGCTGCTCCAGGACGTCGAGTTCGACCACCGCCGCGGCGTCATCCCGAACGACGGCGGGCGCGTCCTCGACGCCGACGGCGCCTTCGTGCCGGGGGTCTACACGACGGGCTGGATCAAGCGCGGTCCCGTCGGGCTCATCGGCCACACGAAGGGCGACGCGCTCGAGACCATCGGCCACCTCCTCGACGCCCGCGAGGAGCTTCCGGTTGCCGCCGAGCCCGCGGAAGACGCCGTCGTCGAGCTCCTCGAGGCGCGCGGAATCGAGTACACGACGTGGGAAGGCTGGCTCGCCCTCGACGCGCACGAGCGCTCTCTTGGCGAGGCCTCCGAGCCCGCGCCGACCCACAAGGGCCCGATCGCGCGTGAGCGCGTGAAGGTCGTGGCGCGGGAGCAGATGGTGGGGGTCTCGCGCGACGGCGCGGTGTCCCGCGACGGCGCGCCCGTCACCGCCCGCTGACCCCACTCGCCGCGCGACCATCATTCGCGCGACCCACTTCGGACGCGCCGTCAGATCCGCAGGGTGCACACCCTGCGGATCTGACGGCGCGACGTTTCGGGCCGGGCTACGTGTTGGGTGGGGCTACCTACGTGTTGGCGGGGCTACGGGTAGGGCGGGGCTTAGTTGGGCCGGTCAGGTGCGGGCGACCCGCCGCACCGCCAGCGCGAGGTAGAGCTGCACGCGGTCGGCGGTGACGGCCGGGTCGTACCCCGTGAGCTCGGCGATCTGCGCGAGCCGGTACCGGACGGTGTTCCGGTGCAGGTTGAGGTCGTCGGCAACGGAGGCCACGGAGCCGTTGAGGTTGAGGTACGTCTCGAGCGTGTGCACGAGTTCCGAGCCGTGCTGCTTGTCGAAGCGCACAAGCGGGCCGATCGCCTCCCCGGCCATGTCCGCGAGGGGGACGTCCTCGCTCGAGAGCAGGAGCGAGGTCAGGCTTAGTCGCTCCGGCTCGTTGACCTCGAGCCCCCGCGCAGCGGCTTCCTTGGCCTCGAAGAAGCTCCAACGGAGTCCGTTCGGCTTCGTGTAGCTGCCGCCGATGCCGATCGTCGCGTGGATGCCCGCCTCGAGGAGATGGTCCGCGAGGCTCCTTCCGAGCTTCGGCGCGCTGGCGCCGTCGTCCTCGATCACGACGACGAGGTCACGGTCGACGATCGCGCTCACCGCGCCGTCGAGCGCGGCCGGAAGCGTGGTCCCGCGGAGGTTCTTGTGGTGGGCGGCCGATTCCCCGAGCAGCACGACGTTCCGCTTGGTCGAGTTGACCCCCACCCCCGCGAGGCGGCGCGAGGCCTCGTCGGTGTCGAGGGAGCCGCGGACGACGTCGGCCATCACCTGCCCGGCGAGCGCCCGCTGGGCTTGGCGCTGCTTCGTGAGGTTGTTGAGCTCGACGCTGATGAGGTTCTGCGCGTAGCCGATGATGCCCGTGTCGTCGAACGGCTTCCTGGCCCAGAGGGTGCACGCGTCGCGACGGCCGGTCGGGACGGGGAACGGGACCCAGCGGTCCATGGTGGGCGCCCCGGCATCCTTGCTGCTCGAGTAGAGCTCGGCCGTGAACTGGGTCAGCACGAGCTCGGTTCCGAGCATTCCGCCGAGGTGTTTGAGGAGCTCGGCGAGGCCTCCGCCGGTCAGGAGCGAACGCGCGAGGACCTGATGGTCCCCGATGAGCTTCTCGAGCTTCGCGTAGTGGTCCGCGGAGTGCGAGTCGGCGACGAGGCGGCTGATCGCCATGAACGGTGTCCGGTAGGGGACCTCGAGGACCGGCAGGCCCCAGCGGTTCGCCTCTGCGACGAGGGCCGGCGGGACGTCGTCGTGCCCGAGGCCGACCCCGAACCCAATGCCGACGGCGCCCGCCCGCTGCAGGACGCGGACAAAACGGCGCTGCTCCTCCGCGGACCGCTGCCGGACCCCCGTGGTGAGCACGAGTTCGCCGCCGCTCAGGAACATCGAGGGGTTCTCCTGCTCAGTGACCGCGACCCAGACGATCTCGCGGTGAAGTGTCGACGTCGCCGAGCCCACGAGTGTGAGCCCCAGACCGGGGGCGTCGAGCAGTGCTGAGAGGGTCAGAGCCATGCGACCACTATAGGGCTCAGACGCTGGCCGTTTGCACCATGGATGCGATCGGAACCAGTGCAGTCGGCCATACTCGCTGTGGCGCAGGTCGCCTAGTCTCGTGAGGTAGCCAAAGAGGCTTCGAGAGTCCCAGCGAACGAGGAAAGACACCGTGGTCCAGACCTTGCAGAACTTCATCGGCGGCGAGTTCGTGACGCCGGCCGGCACCGAGGTGCTCGACATCGTCAACCCCGCGAACGGGGAAGTCGTCGCGAAGGCGCCGGTCTCCGTGAAGGAGGATGTCGACTCCGCGATGGCCGCGGCGGATCGCGCCTTCCGGACGTGGAAGCGGACGACGCCGAGCGAGCGCCAGCGCCTCCTGCTCCGCCTTGCGGACGCGGTCGAGGCAGCGAGCGACGAGCTCGTCGAGGCGCAGCACCGCAACACGGGCCAGGTGCGTTCGCTCATCGCCTCAGAGGAGGTCGCCGCCGGAGCCGACCAGCTGCGGTTCTTCGCGGGTGCGGCACGGCTGCTCGAGGGCAAGTCCGCAGGGGAGTACTTCGAGGGGCACACGTCGTTCGTCCGCCGCGAGCCGATCGGCGTCGTCGCCCAGGTGGCCCCGTGGAATTACCCGTTCCTCATGGCGATCTGGAAGATCGGCCCCGCCCTCGCAGCCGGCAACACGGTCGTCCTGAAGCCCTCGGACACCACCCCCGAGTCGACGCTCGTCCTCGCGAAGCTGATCCAGGCCATCTTCCCGGCCGGCGTCGTCAACGTCGTCCTGGGCAACGCGGCGACGGGTGCGCTCATGGTCGAGCACCCGGTCCCCGGCCTCGTCTCGATCACCGGGTCCGTCCGGGCCGGCGTCGCTGTGGCCACGGGGGCGGCGAAGGGGCTCAAGCGCTCCCATCTCGAGCTCGGCGGCAAGGCGCCCGCCGTCGTCTTCGCCGACGCCGACCTGAAGAAGTCAGCCGCGGCGATCGCCGAATTCGCGTTCTTCAACGCGGGCCAGGACTGCACAGCCATCACCCGGGTGCTGGTGGAGGAGCAGGCGCACGACGAGTTCGTGCGGCTCATGGTCGAGCACACGAAGACGCTCGAGACCGGCCACGAGAACGACGAAGAGAACTACTTCGGCCCCCTGAACAACGTGAACCACTTCAACGCGGTGAACCGGGTCGTGGAGTCGCTTCCGGAGTACGCGAGGGTCGAGACCGGTGGCCACCGGGCGGGGGAGAAGGGCTTCTTCTTTGAGCCCACCATCATCACCGGCGTGCACCAGGACGACGACGTCGTCCAGAAGGAGACGTTCGGCCCGGTCCTCACGGTGCAGAAGTTCACCACCGAGGACGAGGCAGTCGAGCTCGCGAACGACGTCGAGTACGCGCTCGCCTCGAGTGTGTGGACGTCGAACCACGGCCGCGCCATGCGCCTCGCGCGGGACCTTGACTTCGGGGCCGTCTGGATCAACACCCACATCCTGCTCACCGCAGAGATGCCCCACGGCGGCTTCAAGCAGTCCGGCTACGGCAAGGACCTCTCCATGTACTCCGTCGAGGACTACACGCGCGTCAAGCACGTCATGAGCAACCTGGACGCGTAAGGCCCACGCCTCAACCGTCCGGACGCATCACGCTTCAGAAAGGAATCATTCAATGGACATCACCTACCGCCTCGAGCAGAAGCGCAAGGTCCTCGGGGACTTCCCCGGTCCCAAGTCGCTCGAACTCGCCGCGCGGCGCGCCGCGAACGTCGCGAAGGGCGTGGCCTCCTCCGTCCCCGTCTACGTGGCCGATGCCGACGGCGGCGTGATCCACGACGTCGACGGCAACTCCTTCATCGACCTCGGCTCGGGCATCGCGGTGACGACCGTCGGCGCATCGGATGCCGCCGTCGTCGGCGCCGTCAAGGAGCAGGTGGAGCACTTCACCCACACGTGCTTCATGGTCTCCCCCTACGAGGGCTATGTGGCCGTCGCCGAGAAGCTCAACCAGCTCACGCCGGGCGAGCACGAGAAGCGCACCGTGCTGTTCAACTCGGGCGCGGAGGCCGTCGAGAACGCCGTCAAGATCGCCCGCGTCGCCACCGGCCGCAACGCCGTCGTCGCCTTCGACCACGCCTACCACGGCCGCACGAACCTCACGATGGGCCTCACGGCGAAGGCCATGCCGTACAAGACCGGCTTCGGGCCGTTCGCGGGCGAGATCTACCGCGCGCCGATGAGCTACCCGTTCCGCGAGGAGAACCCGCAGATCACGGGCAAGGAGGCCGCCGAGCGCGCCATCCTCATGATCCAGAAGCAGATCGGCGCCGACCAGGTCGCCGCGATCATCATCGAGCCGATCCAGGGCGAGGGCGGGTTCATCGTGCCCGCGGAGGGCTTCCTCCCGCGGATTGCGGAGTTCGCGAAGGAGAACGGGATCGTCTTCATCGCGGACGAGGTCCAGTCCGGCTTCTGCCGTACCGGCGAGTGGTTTGCGGTTCAGCACGAGGGAGTCGTGCCGGACCTCATCACGACGGCGAAGGGCATCGCGGGCGGCATGCCCCTCTCCGCGGTGACGGGCCGCGCCGAGCTGCTCGACGCCGTGCACGGCGGCGGTCTGGGCGGTACCTACGGCGGCAACCCCGTGGCCTGCGCCGCCGCACTCGCGGCCATCGAGACGATGGATACCCAGGACCTCAGGGGCCGCGCGCACGAGATCGAGACGACCGTGAAGCGCCGCCTGGGGGCACTCCGCGACGAGCTCGGAGACGGCATCATCGGCGACATCCGCGGCCGCGGGGCGATGCTCGCGATCGAATTCGTGAAGAAGGGCAGCGCGGCGACGACCAAGCAGCCCGACGGCGAGGTGACGAAGAAGATCGCTGAGTACTGCCTCAAGGAGGGTGTCATCATCCTGACGTGCGGCACGTACGGCAACGTGATCCGCCTGCTCCCGCCGCTCGTGATCAGCGACGAGCTCCTGGCTGACGGTCTCGACGTTCTCGAGGGCGCCATCCGGGCCAATTCCTGACCGCAAGCTCCACCTACCCGCCGTCGCTGCGCGCGAGGACCACGCGCGCAGCGACGGCGTCACATCGGCCTTCGTCCCTGTGACTCGGCCGTCATCTTCATGACATAGAGTCGGCTCCATGCGGTATGTGGTCGGCTACCAGTCGGACGAACGAGGGGTGGATGCCCTCGCACTCGCTGTCGCAATTGCGAGGGCTCAGGGCGCCCAGCTCTACGTCATTCTCGTTCTCGGGGAAGACGCCCCCTACGTGCCAGCGGACCAGGAGACGAACCCTCAGGGGAGACGGGTCAACCCGGACGAACGGCAGGTTCGGACGGCACAGCGGACCGTCCTTGAACTGGTTCCCGAAGACGTCGAGGTCGAGTTCCACGTGCGTCAGGGGCGCTCGCCGGCGGCCGTCCTCATCGAGACCGCCATAGAGGTCGAAGCCGCGCTCATCGTCGTCGGCGCAGCCAGCAACGGCCTGCTCAAGCGCTACACGGTGGGCACCGTCGCGAACGCGCTCCTCCACGCCTCCCCGGTCCCGGTCGCCCTCGCGCCGAGGGGGTACAGGCGCAGCGATCCCATCGAACGGCTCACCGCGTTCATCGGCCAGCGGCCGGGCACGGATGCCGCGGTCGACGTCGCGCTCGTCGCCGCCGGGCGCCGCGACGTTCCCCTGCGGCTGGTCTCCCTCGTCCAGCTCGGCGAGCGGGGCGACCACGGCGAGGACATCGACGCCGCACGCCGGCATGCCAACGCGGTCCTCGCCGACGCCGTGCAACGCCTGCCCAGAGGCCACGAGGCGCGTGTCGAGGTCGTCCACGGGCGCACGTTCGAGGAGGCCGTCGACAGCATCGACTGGCTCGCGGGCGAACTCGTGATCATCGGTTCGAGTCGGCTGGCCCAGAAGCGGCGTCTGTTCCTGGGCTCCATCGCCAACAAGGTCTTGCGGGTGCTCCCGGTGCCGCTCGTCGTCGTGCCCCTCGAGTACGAGCGGGCGGAGTCCCACCCGCTGGGGTAGCGCTTTTGAAGGCGGGCCGCGTCATCATAGTTCCATGGACTTCGCGGCCAGCATCGCCACGGCCGAAGCGGGCGGAGACCGTGCGCCCGCGGAGACCTCTAGCCTTCTCATCCGACATCACAAGACAGGCGCCGCCCACGTCTCCATCAGTTTGCCGACTGGCGGCCACGTGCTCCATCTGGCCGCGGCGACCTGCCTCTTCAACGACCTCCACACCGCCGCGGCCCAGCGCGGGCTGCGGCTCGGCCCCGTCGCCGTGCACGCCGACGGCGGTTTCGACGACACCATGACGTCCTCGACCGGCATCCGCGTCACGGTCGAGATCAGCGGCGAGGCTGCCGCGGACGAACTCCGCACGCTCGTCCTCGAGACCTTCGAGGTCTCCACCGTCGCGTGCGTCCTCCGGCGCGGCACAAGCGTCGAGATCGCCGGGATCACCGCGCGGACGACGACGCCGAGCGGCTCCCCGTGAGCGTCGACCCCCGCGCGCTGCCCCCGCGCATCCTCGCCGAGGTTCCCGACGGCGACACCGCCGCGCCGGCGACACCCTCTACGCCGTCGCCGGTGTCGGCTCGTTCTCCGTCGTCGACGCCCTCCGCGCCGTCGCCCGCCGTCGTCGCCCAACTCCTCGCGACCGAGCACTGGAGCCTTCTCGCGACGCGAAGCGTGCTGTGGGGCGAGCTCATGAGCCGGATCACCATCCACCTCACGGTGTCCTCGGCCGCCTTGGTCGTGCTCGCGCTGGTCGCGCAGGCGACCGGGTTCGGGACCGGGTTCTGGGTCATGGCCATCGGGCTCGCGTCGGTCCTGCTTGTGCTCGGAACGCTCACGCTCCTGCGCGTGACGCTGGGAAGCCTCGAAGACCATCGACTCGTTGCGGGGATGAATCGACTTCGAGGTGCGTACGGTGTTCTCGCGCCCGAGGTGCTCGAGAGTTTCGTGACGGCCTCGAAGGATGATGCAGCCGGAATCGAGCTGACGTACACCCTGGGGTCTCGCCGGCCGCTGTTCCTCCACGCGATTTCGAGCACCATCTTCTTCCTTGCGTGCTTCAACGCGATGGTGGCGGGCACGCTTGCCGCCCTCATCACGCACGCCGCGGGAGGTCCGATCGTTCTCGTCGCAGTCCTCGGCGGACTGACGGCGGCCGCCTATCTCGGCGCCCACACCTGGCTGAGCGGCGGCCTCTTCCGCCGCATCATCGGTTCGGCGTTCCGTTCCTGGATACACGGCCGTCCCCAAAAGACACGGCCGTTCCTCAAAGACATGGCCGTCCCTCGACGGCATGACCGCCCCGCGTGCCAGACGGTCATGCCGCTGAGGGACGGCGTTGTCCACATAGAGCAAATCGGCGCACCTTCGATGTCGCTCCGGCAACGAGACTGGCCTCATGCCCTCCAACGACATCACGAACTGGCTCGCCTCTCGATGGCCCACCAGTCGGATCGCGTCATCGAACCAGCTGCGCCTCGCTGGAGTCGACCACCGGGTCCTCACAGCTGCGGTCCGGCAAGGCATCTTGGTGCGAGTGCGGCGGGGCGTCTACGTGCGGCGCGATCTCTGGCTGTCATTGTCCGTTTGGGAACGCGACCGGTTGCGGATCGAGGCACACCGCATCGCCACGGGAGGCACATCCGTCTACAGCCACGTTTCGGCGGCTCGGCTGCAGGGCTGTTCAACCTGGGACAGCGACGAGCGCGTCCATGTCACCGTGCCCTACTCAGTGTCGAGGGCGAGCCACAGCCGGGACGTCATGCCCCACAGCCTCCGGCTGCCCGATGAAGATGTCGCCGAGATCCGTCTCAGCTCGGGCGTTGTCGCTCTGGCTACGACGTTAGAGCGGACCGTCTCCGACTGCGCGAGAATCAGCGAACTCGAGCGGGCCGCCGTCGTCGGCGACCACGCACTGCGGATCGGCGCGAGCCTCGACGGAATCCGGGCCGCCGCGGAACGCACGGGCGCAGTGCGCGGAAACCGCCGGATCGAGCGACTATTGCCGCTCCTCGATCCGCGTGCGGAGTCGCCGGGCGAGACGCGGACACGGCTGGCCCTCGCGGCTGCGGGCCTGCCTCCGCCGGAGCTCCAATTCGAGATCCCGACGGCCGAGGGACTCTTTCGGGCCGATTTCGCGTGGCCGGACGTGATGGTGATTCTCGAGTTCGACGGCGAGGCCAAGTACTTCGACTACCGCCCCACTCAGACAGTCCTTCTCGAGGAACGCCGCCGCGAGAACGCTCTCGTCGTGGAAGGCTGGACGCTCGTCCGGGCCAGATGGGCTGAGCTGTCGGTTCCCGGCGCCATACCGGCCAAGGTTCTTGGCGCACTTGACCGCGCGCGGCGACGGGCTGGTTGAGCTATCCGGTACTCAACCGTCCCTCAGCCACATGAGCGTCCCTCAGCCACATGAGCGTCCCTCAGAGGCATAACCGTCGCGCGTGCCAGACGGCCAAGCCGCCGAGGGACGGCCATGCCGCCGAGGGACGGCCATGCTGCCCGAGGGGCCCCGGAGTCGCCAGCCGGCTAAGCCGCCCGAGGGGCCCCGGAGTCGCCAGCCGGCTAAGCCGCCCGTGCCGTCGTCGTCCGAGCCAGCGCCGCCCGGGCCGAGCGGCGGCGCCGAGCAGCGACGAGCATGTCCACGGTGAGAAGCACAAGAGCGAGCCAGACGATCGCGAAGCCCGCCCAGCGTTCGAGGCCCATCCGCTCGCCGAAGATCGTAACCGCGATGACGAACTGGAGGAGAGGGGTCATGTACTGGAGCATGCCGATCGTCGTCATGGGGAGCCGCCGTGCGGAAGCGCCGAAGAACAGCAGGGGAGTGGCGGTGACGATGCCACTCGCCGCCAGGAGCCAGAAGTGGCCGGCCCCGTTGCCCAAGAGGGTGAGCGTTCCGGCCGAGCCGAGCCACGCAACAGCGACGAGGGCGAGCGGCGTGAGCACTACCGTCTCGACGGTGAGGCTAGTGACGGCGTCGACCGTTGCACCGACGCGGTTCTTGACGAGGCCGTAGAGGCCGAAGCTGAACGCGAGGATGAGGGCGATCCACGGTACGCGGCCGTAAGCGACCGCGAGGACGAGCACGGCCACGAAACCGGTGCCGACGGCGGCCCACTGGAGGGGTCGCAGCCGCTCCTTGAGCACGATGACGCCCAGAAGCACGCTCACGAGCGGGTTGATGAAGTATCCGAGGGACGCCTCGATGGCCTGCCCGCTGAGCACGGCGTACGTGTAGGTGAGCCAGTTGATGGCGATGAGGATCGCGGCAATCGCGAGGACGCCGAATCCGCGCCCCGAGCGGAAGACAGCGGCAAGCGATCCCCAGGCCCTCGTCACGGCGATGAGCACGAGGCACACGACGACCGAGAACAGCACTCGGTCGGAGACGATCTCGACGGGTCCCGCGGGAGCCAGCGTGACGAAGTACAGCGGCAGGAGGCCCCACAGGCCGTACGCTCCGATGCCGTACAGGAGGCCGGAAGTGGTCCGCCGGGCCTGGGCTGCGTCAGCCTGGACTGGGTCATCACCGGAGGGGTTCGTCGAGCTTACGTCGTTCTGGGCGGGCGGCTTCACGGTCACGACCGTACAACGGGATTGCTCCTGTCAGGTATTCCGGCGTCCCCAAACCCCGGCGGCGCACAGGCGGAGGGCGACGGCGGCCGCGATCGCGCCGACGGCGACGAGCGAGACAAGCACCACGAGCTGCACGATGGCGGCCTCCACGGGACTCGCCCCACCCAAGACCATGCCGACGAACGCGCCGGGGAGCGTCACGGTGCCCACGGTTCGTGTTTGGTCGAGGATGGGCAGGAGCCCTTCGCGAGCGGTGTACTGGGCGACGAGCAGCCGCGCGGGCCGCCATTCGAACCCGAGAGCCACTGCCGCTTCGACTTCCCCCCGCCGCACCTCGAGCTCGGCAAGGATGCGCCGCCCGGCGAGGCTCGTCGTCGTCATCGCTCCACCGACCTGCTGCCCGAGGAGGGCGATGAGCGCGAGCCCGTCGAACGGCAGCACCCCGGTCAGAAGCAGGATGAGGGCGGC
Encoded proteins:
- a CDS encoding FAD-dependent oxidoreductase, yielding MSNNNPAERALRVAVVGSGPAGVYAADLLTKSAPVASGELTLSIDLFDRYPAPYGLIRYGVAPDHPRIKGIVNALHKVLDRGDIRFFGNVDYGTDLSLEDLQRHYDAVIFATGAIKDADLNIPGIELEGSFGAADFVSWYDGHPDVPREWPLDAKEVAVIGNGNVALDVARVLSKHADELLVTEIPDNVYRILKESPVTDVHVFGRRGPAQVKFTPLELRELSHSHDVDIVLYPEDFEFDEASDREIQTNNQVKTMVGTLTNWIAEQPEDPSEFTASRRLHLHFLHSPVEIVDSAETPGKVAGIRFERTELDGTGNARGTGEIVEYPVQAVYRAIGYFGSLLQDVEFDHRRGVIPNDGGRVLDADGAFVPGVYTTGWIKRGPVGLIGHTKGDALETIGHLLDAREELPVAAEPAEDAVVELLEARGIEYTTWEGWLALDAHERSLGEASEPAPTHKGPIARERVKVVAREQMVGVSRDGAVSRDGAPVTAR
- a CDS encoding PucR family transcriptional regulator; its protein translation is MALTLSALLDAPGLGLTLVGSATSTLHREIVWVAVTEQENPSMFLSGGELVLTTGVRQRSAEEQRRFVRVLQRAGAVGIGFGVGLGHDDVPPALVAEANRWGLPVLEVPYRTPFMAISRLVADSHSADHYAKLEKLIGDHQVLARSLLTGGGLAELLKHLGGMLGTELVLTQFTAELYSSSKDAGAPTMDRWVPFPVPTGRRDACTLWARKPFDDTGIIGYAQNLISVELNNLTKQRQAQRALAGQVMADVVRGSLDTDEASRRLAGVGVNSTKRNVVLLGESAAHHKNLRGTTLPAALDGAVSAIVDRDLVVVIEDDGASAPKLGRSLADHLLEAGIHATIGIGGSYTKPNGLRWSFFEAKEAAARGLEVNEPERLSLTSLLLSSEDVPLADMAGEAIGPLVRFDKQHGSELVHTLETYLNLNGSVASVADDLNLHRNTVRYRLAQIAELTGYDPAVTADRVQLYLALAVRRVART
- a CDS encoding gamma-aminobutyraldehyde dehydrogenase, with amino-acid sequence MVQTLQNFIGGEFVTPAGTEVLDIVNPANGEVVAKAPVSVKEDVDSAMAAADRAFRTWKRTTPSERQRLLLRLADAVEAASDELVEAQHRNTGQVRSLIASEEVAAGADQLRFFAGAARLLEGKSAGEYFEGHTSFVRREPIGVVAQVAPWNYPFLMAIWKIGPALAAGNTVVLKPSDTTPESTLVLAKLIQAIFPAGVVNVVLGNAATGALMVEHPVPGLVSITGSVRAGVAVATGAAKGLKRSHLELGGKAPAVVFADADLKKSAAAIAEFAFFNAGQDCTAITRVLVEEQAHDEFVRLMVEHTKTLETGHENDEENYFGPLNNVNHFNAVNRVVESLPEYARVETGGHRAGEKGFFFEPTIITGVHQDDDVVQKETFGPVLTVQKFTTEDEAVELANDVEYALASSVWTSNHGRAMRLARDLDFGAVWINTHILLTAEMPHGGFKQSGYGKDLSMYSVEDYTRVKHVMSNLDA
- the gabT gene encoding 4-aminobutyrate--2-oxoglutarate transaminase, with product MDITYRLEQKRKVLGDFPGPKSLELAARRAANVAKGVASSVPVYVADADGGVIHDVDGNSFIDLGSGIAVTTVGASDAAVVGAVKEQVEHFTHTCFMVSPYEGYVAVAEKLNQLTPGEHEKRTVLFNSGAEAVENAVKIARVATGRNAVVAFDHAYHGRTNLTMGLTAKAMPYKTGFGPFAGEIYRAPMSYPFREENPQITGKEAAERAILMIQKQIGADQVAAIIIEPIQGEGGFIVPAEGFLPRIAEFAKENGIVFIADEVQSGFCRTGEWFAVQHEGVVPDLITTAKGIAGGMPLSAVTGRAELLDAVHGGGLGGTYGGNPVACAAALAAIETMDTQDLRGRAHEIETTVKRRLGALRDELGDGIIGDIRGRGAMLAIEFVKKGSAATTKQPDGEVTKKIAEYCLKEGVIILTCGTYGNVIRLLPPLVISDELLADGLDVLEGAIRANS
- a CDS encoding universal stress protein — protein: MRYVVGYQSDERGVDALALAVAIARAQGAQLYVILVLGEDAPYVPADQETNPQGRRVNPDERQVRTAQRTVLELVPEDVEVEFHVRQGRSPAAVLIETAIEVEAALIVVGAASNGLLKRYTVGTVANALLHASPVPVALAPRGYRRSDPIERLTAFIGQRPGTDAAVDVALVAAGRRDVPLRLVSLVQLGERGDHGEDIDAARRHANAVLADAVQRLPRGHEARVEVVHGRTFEEAVDSIDWLAGELVIIGSSRLAQKRRLFLGSIANKVLRVLPVPLVVVPLEYERAESHPLG
- a CDS encoding OsmC family protein, producing MDFAASIATAEAGGDRAPAETSSLLIRHHKTGAAHVSISLPTGGHVLHLAAATCLFNDLHTAAAQRGLRLGPVAVHADGGFDDTMTSSTGIRVTVEISGEAAADELRTLVLETFEVSTVACVLRRGTSVEIAGITARTTTPSGSP
- a CDS encoding type IV toxin-antitoxin system AbiEi family antitoxin domain-containing protein, which gives rise to MPSNDITNWLASRWPTSRIASSNQLRLAGVDHRVLTAAVRQGILVRVRRGVYVRRDLWLSLSVWERDRLRIEAHRIATGGTSVYSHVSAARLQGCSTWDSDERVHVTVPYSVSRASHSRDVMPHSLRLPDEDVAEIRLSSGVVALATTLERTVSDCARISELERAAVVGDHALRIGASLDGIRAAAERTGAVRGNRRIERLLPLLDPRAESPGETRTRLALAAAGLPPPELQFEIPTAEGLFRADFAWPDVMVILEFDGEAKYFDYRPTQTVLLEERRRENALVVEGWTLVRARWAELSVPGAIPAKVLGALDRARRRAG
- the rarD gene encoding EamA family transporter RarD produces the protein MTVKPPAQNDVSSTNPSGDDPVQADAAQARRTTSGLLYGIGAYGLWGLLPLYFVTLAPAGPVEIVSDRVLFSVVVCLVLIAVTRAWGSLAAVFRSGRGFGVLAIAAILIAINWLTYTYAVLSGQAIEASLGYFINPLVSVLLGVIVLKERLRPLQWAAVGTGFVAVLVLAVAYGRVPWIALILAFSFGLYGLVKNRVGATVDAVTSLTVETVVLTPLALVAVAWLGSAGTLTLLGNGAGHFWLLAASGIVTATPLLFFGASARRLPMTTIGMLQYMTPLLQFVIAVTIFGERMGLERWAGFAIVWLALVLLTVDMLVAARRRRSARAALARTTTARAA
- a CDS encoding ABC transporter permease, translating into MQSSTLLGLGPGVVVAVVLLTALAAAVHHWALDGGWLPPITASLRAVGQLAVVALLVSQLGRNPWLALLFAFAMFAVAVATSGRRVDPDRWWWAAVPIAAGVLPAALILLLTGVLPFDGLALIALLGQQVGGAMTTTSLAGRRILAELEVRRGEVEAAVALGFEWRPARLLVAQYTAREGLLPILDQTRTVGTVTLPGAFVGMVLGGASPVEAAIVQLVVLVSLVAVGAIAAAVALRLCAAGVWGRRNT